In Zingiber officinale cultivar Zhangliang chromosome 1A, Zo_v1.1, whole genome shotgun sequence, a genomic segment contains:
- the LOC122004503 gene encoding glutathione S-transferase T3-like, with amino-acid sequence MSHPYFTPSVVHGYGTPHTTGMSFTPSMSNEPVTPTFVPETQLSDHESPIEVVNLEKAVSNDEGTRKRSSWTKVEDEVLARSFVTINDDPIIDNDQKTNAFWGRVASYYNENLPLGSKTSDEDILRFAYEKYLSENNGVAFNLEHVWRIVKDRPMFTPQSTDHFMVTKKTRTSESGASNTSSNQDVSIDMDYEDNHPMGQKAAKRKGKDKVKSTMEDLTVNYNNIITKFTEYASVKKSEVDLKQKQLEIEEIKAKAVLSKSEAKNRRLKLKEYKILNKDTSQMTKEQLIIHECLCKDIRSRWNI; translated from the exons ATGAGTCATCCGTATTTCACGCCGTCGGTTGTTCATGGATATGGTACCCCGCACACAACTGGTATGTCTTTCACTCCTTCGATGTCGAATGAACCTGTAACTCCGACTTTTGTCCCGGAGACTCAACTTTCCGACCATGAATCCCCAATTGAGGTGGTTAATTTAGAAAAGGCGGTTTCAAATGATGAGGGTACAAGAAAGCGTTCAAGTTGGACAAAGGTTGAAGACGAGGTCTTAGCGAGAAGTTTTGTCACTATCAATGATGATCCAATAATCGACAATGATCAAAAGACGAATGCTTTTTGGGGACGGGTTGCAAGCTACTACAATGAGAATCTTCCCCTAGGTTCAAAAACTAG TGATGAAGATATATTGAGGTTTGCGTACGAAAAATATCTATCCGAAAACAATGGTGTTGCATTCAATCTTGAACATGTGTGGAGAATTGTCAAAGATCGTCCAATGTTTACTCCACAGTCCACTGATCATTTTATGGTGACAAAGAAGACGAGGACCTCAGAGTCGGGAGCAAGCAACACCTCCTCCAATCAAGATGTGAGTATAGACATGGATTATGAAGATAATCATCCAATGGGGCAAAAGGcagcaaaaagaaagggaaaagacaaAGTAAAATCGACCATGGAGGATCTGACAGTAAACTACAACAATATTATCACAAAGTTCACCGAGTATGCAAGCGTGAAGAAGTCCGAAGTCGATTTGAAACAAAAACAACTCGAAATAGAGGAGATTAAGGCAAAAGCTGTATTGTCCAAATCTGAAGCTAAGAATCGTCGCTTGAAGTTGAAGGAGTACAAAATATTGAACAAAGACACCTCGCAGATGACAAAGGAGCagcttatcatacatgaatgCCTATGCAAGGATATTAGGTCAAGATGGAATATCTAA
- the LOC122004511 gene encoding uncharacterized protein LOC122004511, with the protein MPEINFTVNDTAYTKGYYLTDGIYREWATFVKAFPCPEDPKRKLFKERQESARKNVERAFGVIRSRWAIVRGPTRYWYRKKLKQTMLACIILHNMIVEDEGGHVTNWYNEEGDEPAQPIHGSNRGFQDYLRTNSELRDTQVHHQLRADLVEHILGQYNNNS; encoded by the coding sequence ATGCCGGAGATTAATTTCACGGTGAACGACACTGCATATACGAAGGGCTATTATCTAACAGATGGAATATATCGCGAGTGGGCTACTTTTGTTAAGGCTTTTCCTTGCCCGGAGGATCCCAAGAGGAAGTTGTTTAAGGAAAGACAGGAGTCTGCAAGAAAAAATGTTGAACGGGCATTTGGGGTGATCCGATCTCGATGGGCGATTGTCAGAGGTCCAACTCGGTATTGGTATAGGAAAAAGTTAAAACAAACCATGTTAGCATGCATTATTTTGCATAATATGATTGTTGAGGATGAGGGAGGTCATGTGACAAATTGGTACAACGAAGAAGGTGACGAACCCGCACAACCTATCCATGGCTCAAACCGAGGATTTCAGGATTATCTTCGAACAAATTCTGAGCTACGTGACACTCAAGTTCATCACCAACTTCGCGCCGACTTAGTTGAGCATATCCTGGGGCAATACAACAACAATTCGTGA